One Peromyscus leucopus breed LL Stock chromosome 4, UCI_PerLeu_2.1, whole genome shotgun sequence genomic region harbors:
- the Procr gene encoding endothelial protein C receptor, with translation MLTKLLSLLLLLLPGCAFCDQEDGSQSLHMLQISYFQDPYQVRHHGNASLGKLLTHTLEGRDNNVTILQLQPWQDPESWKRTESNLKHYLSQFSSLVQLIYRERKNSVVFPLTVTCSLGCELPAQSAESSEARVYFDVAVNGSSFVSFQPKAALWVTSSQEPSEAISFTLKQLNAYNRTRYEMQEFLQGTCVQYLENHITTQNMQGSQTGRSYTSLVLGILVGSFIIAGVAVGIFLCTGGRRC, from the exons ATGTTGACGAAGTTGCTCtcgctgctactgctgctgctgcctggctgCGCCTTTTGTGACCAGGAAGATG GCTCCCAAAGCCTGCATATGCTCCAGATCTCCTACTTCCAAGACCCCTATCAGGTGAGACATCACGGCAACGCCTCGCTGGGGAAACTCCTGACGCACACGCTGGAAGGCCGGGACAACAACGTCACCATCCTCCAGCTGCAACCCTGGCAGGATCCCGAGAGCTGGAAGCGCACAGAGAGTAACCTGAAGCACTACCTGTCCCAATTCAGCAGCCTGGTGCAGCTGATCTATCGGGAGCGAAAGAACAGCGTAGTCT TTCCTCTCACAGTCACTTGCTCCctgggctgtgagctgcctgcccaGAGCGCCGAGAGCTCCGAAGCCCGTGTCTACTTCGACGTGGCCGTGAATGGGAGCTCCTTTGTAAGTTTCCAGCCAAAGGCTGCCCTGTGGGTGACCAGCTCCCAGGAGCCCTCCGAAGCAATCAGCTTCACCCTGAAGCAGCTTAATGCCTACAATCGGACTCGCTATGAAATGCAGGAATTTCTTCAGGGCACCTGTGTGCAGTACTTGGAGAACCATATCACCACACAAAACATGCAAG GGAGCCAAACAGGCCGCTCTTACACTTCGCTTGTCCTGGGCATCCTGGTGGGCAGTTTCATAATTGCTGGTGTGGCCGTAGGCATCTTCCTGTGCACAGGTGGACGGCGCTGCTAA